In Columba livia isolate bColLiv1 breed racing homer chromosome 20, bColLiv1.pat.W.v2, whole genome shotgun sequence, a genomic segment contains:
- the PIMREG gene encoding protein PIMREG isoform X1, protein MVSVLQNVKATMAWRKHQLLADLDENESPVPDKLKRRASLSSLNTIRMSLRKRVPLKQVELNFHKTTTWESLEARQKSQPLQSIKRTAKNAFGTMSQKIQKSCQSPVHSMATFPAESISRSCATSSTKTRNTAPQTPCRRKSVTSAAGSKGTPRSSRRALLGPARASEHRVWRGFSSWLGKDAIAPQRSRRTAALKSPYLSPAFTSRRISPNHRDSVAVQLLRTARLVQKSILCAPCACSSFEMKLGRPVFHVTCGTCWAESPPRAPVGSVALPQPRQHRGVRWTRCWRSRHRQS, encoded by the exons ATGGTATCTGTGCTCCAAAATGTCAAGGCAACAATGGCTTGGAGGAAACACCAGCTCCTGGCTGACTTGGATGAGAATGAGAGCCCTGTACCTGATAAACTCAAGAGAAGGGCTTCTTTGAGTTCCCTCAATACCATCCGCATGTCTCTAAGGAAGCGAGTACCGTTAAAGCAAGTAGAGCTGAATTTTCATAAGACCACAACTTGGGAAAGTCTGGAAGCAAGACAGAAGAGCCAGCCTCTTCAGAGTattaaaagaacagcaaaaaatgcttttggaaCGATGTCCCAG aaaatacagaagtctTGCCAAAGCCCAGTACACTCAATGGCGACCTTTCCAGCTGAATCCATCAGCAGAAGCTGTGCAACCAGTTCtaccaaaaccagaaatactGCACCTCAAACCCCTTGCCGTAGGAAGAGTGTTACTTCAGCAGCCGGTTCCAAAGGCACCCCAAGGTCCAGCAGAAGAGCTTTGCTTGGGCCAGCAAGGGCGTCAGAACACAGAGTGTGGAGGGGTTTCTCATCCTGGCTTGGTAAAGATGCCATTGCTCCCCAGAGATCAAgaagaacagcagcactgaagaGCCCTTATTTATCACCTGCTTTTACCAGCAGAAGGAT ATCTCCCAATCACAGAGACAGCGTCGCTGTGCAGCTGCTAAGGACAGCGCGTCTCGTGCAGAAGAGCATCCTTTGTGCTCCGTGTGCgtgttcctcctttgaaatgaagttggGCCGCCCGGTGTTCCACGTTACGTGTGGTACCTGCTGGGCTGAGTCTCCTCCCCGCGCTCCGGTCGGTTCCGTcgcgctgccgcagccccggcagcaccgcggcgTTCGCTGGACGCGTTGTTGGCGGAGCCGGCACCGACAATCTTGA
- the TEKT1 gene encoding tektin-1 isoform X3 has product MARLLQAPPKFNPSEWNIANKMQCASTESQKSRSERTIAESQRLLDEVEKTTRKTQSDINKKIEQRREEIKFWKQELDNKLEQIVRETEVLLSFKTRLEKSLESCEEPLIIAQKCLLNRQRRAGIDLVHDEVEQELVKEVEVLQGVIALLGRTLEQTNEQISFVSPEDWIDFSNINVEKAEKQKNNSLALRALIDGILSQTANDMRKQCEVVNVAFRSRVKEVKDAKHKLQTLLAMVMDEIASQEKNVAALKKAIADKEGPVKVAQTRLEARNHRPSVELCYDTVQYKLISEVQEITKNIQRLKDTLAQAETELKGLSRRQLSLEEEIQVKENTLYVDEVLCMQMRESVYIKNF; this is encoded by the exons atGGCCAGACTGTTGCAAGCTCCACCCAAGTTTAATCCCTCAGAATGGAACATTGCAAACAAGATGCAGTGTGCCAGTACGGAGTCTCAGAAATCCAGGTCAGAACGCACAATAGCTGAGAGTCAGAGGCTGCTGGATGAAGTAGAAAAGACGACTCGGAAAACCCAGAGTGACATCAACAAGAAAATAG AACAGAGACgggaagaaataaaattctggAAGCAAGAATTAGATAACAAACTTGAACAAATTGTCCGTGAGACAGAGGTACTGCTGAGTTTCAAGACAAGGCTGGAGAAATCTTTGGAGAGCTGTGAAGAGCCACTCATCATTGCCCAAAAGTGTCTCCTGAATAG GCAGAGGCGAGCTGGGATTGACTTGGTCCATGATGAAGTGGAACAGGAACTGGTAAAGGAAGTTGAAGTCCTCCAGGGGGTTATTGCTTTGCTTGGACGTACATTGGAACAAACCAATGAGCAAATCAG TTTTGTTAGCCCTGAAGACTGGATAGATTTCTCAAACATAAATGTTGAAAaggctgaaaagcagaaaaacaattcTTTGGCACTGAGGGCACTGATTGATGGCATCCTCTCACAGACAGCAAATGACATGCGCAAGCAATGTGAGGTGGTGAATGTCGCATTTAGAAGTCGTGTGAAGGAAGTCAAGGATGCCAAGCACAAACTTCAGACACTCCTTGCAATG GTGATGGATGAGATTGCCTCACAGGAGAAGAACGTTGCAGCCTTAAAGAAAGCAATTGCTGATAAAGAAGGACCTGTTAAGGTGGCTCAAACCCGCTTGGAAGCAAGAAACCATCGTCCCAGTGTGGAATTGTGTTATGACACAGTGCAATACAAGCTGATTAGTGAAGTTCAAGAGAttacaaaaaatattcaaag ATTAAAGGACACTCTGGCACAGGCTGAGACAGAGCTGAAAGGTCTGAGCCGCCGACAGCTCTCCTTGGAGGAGGAGATCCAGGTCAAGGAGAATACATTGTACGTTGATGAAGTGCTCTGCATGCAAATGAGAGAGTctgtttacattaaaaactTCTGA
- the FBXO39 gene encoding F-box only protein 39 isoform X2, producing the protein MEDDSETEQSSWAYLPDVCLRHVFHWLDDRDRSQAALVCKKWSWAMYSGSLWRSRTIIFYGRPSRARTMEFQSALWYVKKFGKYLEHLEIKLSNPYNTAFTQKFQMTMRGLLSHLGKRNSRLVSLSIKYLELDRLIWKNVVRAQFIKNLATFLKRMSKQLDYLNLKGARVTLEDGCELLNSLTCLTNRSFISEINIEDFFGLHLPVYSSTLFHQTMSKFHSLVILTFNYNCISDELLDILREHSAHSLCTLNIKCHIHDPHGQVVWGMSWANLAKRAPKLNVNFFFERVVRHDHLARILLAEIPVRSISLRSCYSSDRDWIMRPTLTNLLPVYWHILQKLTLELDNCHELLDDELLQLILSCKRLLFLKVWAFLSVTFMESLLQNRAERKCVLTTIKVRIYTAQQETSEEDRLLCDIYRKFKNLIDSELNYFVIAYPMA; encoded by the exons ATGGAAGATGACAGTGAAACTGAGCAGAGCTCCTGGGCTTATCTACCTGATGTCTGTCTGAGGCATGTCTTCCATTGGTTAGATGACAGGGACAGATCTCAGGCTGCCTTGGTCTGTAAGAAATGGAGTTGGGCCATGTACTCAGGATCCCTCTGGAGGAGCAGAACCATCATATTCTACGGCCGGCCATCAAGGGCACGCACAATGGAGTTTCAAAGTGCATTATGGTATGTCAAGAAGTTTGGCAAGTATTTGGAGCACCTCGAGATCAAGTTATCGAATCCTTACAATACTGCCTTTACTCAAAAATTTCAAATGACGATGAGAGGTCTTCTTTCACATCTGGGTAAGCGCAACAGTCGCCTAGTATCCCTGAGCATCAAGTACCTGGAATTAGACCGCTTGATCTGGAAAAACGTGGTCAGGGCTCAGTTTATCAAGAACTTAGCTACCTTCCTGAAAAGAATGAGCAAGCAACTTGATTATCTCAACCTAAAAGGAGCAAGAGTAACCTTGGAAGACGGCTGTGAACTTCTGAATTCTCTGACCTGCTTGACAAATAGAAGCTTTATATCTGAAATCAATATTGAGGATTTCTTCGGTCTTCACCTTCCGGTCTACAGCAGCACCTTGTTCCACCAGACTATGTCCAAGTTCCACAGCCTGGTTATCCTGACTTTCAATTATAACTGCATCTCTGATGAACTGCTGGACATCCTGCGGGAGCACAGCGCTCATTCCCTGTGCACCTTGAATATCAAATGTCATATCCATGACCCTCATGGGCAAGTGGTCTGGGGAATGTCATGGGCAAACCTGGCCAAGAGAGCCCCAAAACTGAATGTGAACTTCTTCTTTGAAAGAGTCGTGAGGCATGATCACCTAGCCAGGATCCTGCTAGCAGAGATTCCAGTCAGGAGCATCAGTCTACGGAGCTGCTATTCCAGTGACCGAGACTGGATAATGAGACCTACCCTCACCAACCTCCTCCCAGTCTACTGGCATATTCTGCAG AAATTAACACTTGAATTAGACAATTGCCATGAGCTGCTGGATGATGAGCTGCTACAGCTCATCTTGTCATGCAAGAGGTTGTTATTTCTGAAAGTTTGGGCATTTCTAAGTGTCACCTTTATGGAGAGCCTGCTACAAAACCGTGCAGAAAGGAAATGCGTTTTGACTACCATAAAG GTCAGGATTTACACAGCTCAGCAAGAGACCAGTGAGGAGGATCGGCTGTTGTGTGATATTTACAGGAAGTTCAAAAACCTGATTGACTCAGAGCTTAATTATTTTGTCATCGCCTACCCAATGGCGTAA
- the FBXO39 gene encoding F-box only protein 39 isoform X3, with protein MEDDSETEQSSWAYLPDVCLRHVFHWLDDRDRSQAALVCKKWSWAMYSGSLWRSRTIIFYGRPSRARTMEFQSALWYVKKFGKYLEHLEIKLSNPYNTAFTQKFQMTMRGLLSHLGKRNSRLVSLSIKYLELDRLIWKNVVRAQFIKNLATFLKRMSKQLDYLNLKGARVTLEDGCELLNSLTCLTNRSFISEINIEDFFGLHLPVYSSTLFHQTMSKFHSLVILTFNYNCISDELLDILREHSAHSLCTLNIKCHIHDPHGQVVWGMSWANLAKRAPKLNVNFFFERVVRHDHLARILLAEIPVRSISLRSCYSSDRDWIMRPTLTNLLPVYWHILQKLTLELDNCHELLDDELLQLILSCKRLLFLKVWAFLSVTFMESLLQNRAERKCVLTTIKGERRTPSDICKQ; from the exons ATGGAAGATGACAGTGAAACTGAGCAGAGCTCCTGGGCTTATCTACCTGATGTCTGTCTGAGGCATGTCTTCCATTGGTTAGATGACAGGGACAGATCTCAGGCTGCCTTGGTCTGTAAGAAATGGAGTTGGGCCATGTACTCAGGATCCCTCTGGAGGAGCAGAACCATCATATTCTACGGCCGGCCATCAAGGGCACGCACAATGGAGTTTCAAAGTGCATTATGGTATGTCAAGAAGTTTGGCAAGTATTTGGAGCACCTCGAGATCAAGTTATCGAATCCTTACAATACTGCCTTTACTCAAAAATTTCAAATGACGATGAGAGGTCTTCTTTCACATCTGGGTAAGCGCAACAGTCGCCTAGTATCCCTGAGCATCAAGTACCTGGAATTAGACCGCTTGATCTGGAAAAACGTGGTCAGGGCTCAGTTTATCAAGAACTTAGCTACCTTCCTGAAAAGAATGAGCAAGCAACTTGATTATCTCAACCTAAAAGGAGCAAGAGTAACCTTGGAAGACGGCTGTGAACTTCTGAATTCTCTGACCTGCTTGACAAATAGAAGCTTTATATCTGAAATCAATATTGAGGATTTCTTCGGTCTTCACCTTCCGGTCTACAGCAGCACCTTGTTCCACCAGACTATGTCCAAGTTCCACAGCCTGGTTATCCTGACTTTCAATTATAACTGCATCTCTGATGAACTGCTGGACATCCTGCGGGAGCACAGCGCTCATTCCCTGTGCACCTTGAATATCAAATGTCATATCCATGACCCTCATGGGCAAGTGGTCTGGGGAATGTCATGGGCAAACCTGGCCAAGAGAGCCCCAAAACTGAATGTGAACTTCTTCTTTGAAAGAGTCGTGAGGCATGATCACCTAGCCAGGATCCTGCTAGCAGAGATTCCAGTCAGGAGCATCAGTCTACGGAGCTGCTATTCCAGTGACCGAGACTGGATAATGAGACCTACCCTCACCAACCTCCTCCCAGTCTACTGGCATATTCTGCAG AAATTAACACTTGAATTAGACAATTGCCATGAGCTGCTGGATGATGAGCTGCTACAGCTCATCTTGTCATGCAAGAGGTTGTTATTTCTGAAAGTTTGGGCATTTCTAAGTGTCACCTTTATGGAGAGCCTGCTACAAAACCGTGCAGAAAGGAAATGCGTTTTGACTACCATAAAG ggagagagaagaacaCCCAGTGACATCTGCAAGCAATGA
- the FBXO39 gene encoding F-box only protein 39 isoform X1 has translation MEDDSETEQSSWAYLPDVCLRHVFHWLDDRDRSQAALVCKKWSWAMYSGSLWRSRTIIFYGRPSRARTMEFQSALWYVKKFGKYLEHLEIKLSNPYNTAFTQKFQMTMRGLLSHLGKRNSRLVSLSIKYLELDRLIWKNVVRAQFIKNLATFLKRMSKQLDYLNLKGARVTLEDGCELLNSLTCLTNRSFISEINIEDFFGLHLPVYSSTLFHQTMSKFHSLVILTFNYNCISDELLDILREHSAHSLCTLNIKCHIHDPHGQVVWGMSWANLAKRAPKLNVNFFFERVVRHDHLARILLAEIPVRSISLRSCYSSDRDWIMRPTLTNLLPVYWHILQKLTLELDNCHELLDDELLQLILSCKRLLFLKVWAFLSVTFMESLLQNRAERKCVLTTIKVSLRALKLLFPSSLHYPEKGEVPMPIERSLTEMLTTFPILCFSIITNLGNHSQKLCFPACLARYRIITSPNNSTSPS, from the exons ATGGAAGATGACAGTGAAACTGAGCAGAGCTCCTGGGCTTATCTACCTGATGTCTGTCTGAGGCATGTCTTCCATTGGTTAGATGACAGGGACAGATCTCAGGCTGCCTTGGTCTGTAAGAAATGGAGTTGGGCCATGTACTCAGGATCCCTCTGGAGGAGCAGAACCATCATATTCTACGGCCGGCCATCAAGGGCACGCACAATGGAGTTTCAAAGTGCATTATGGTATGTCAAGAAGTTTGGCAAGTATTTGGAGCACCTCGAGATCAAGTTATCGAATCCTTACAATACTGCCTTTACTCAAAAATTTCAAATGACGATGAGAGGTCTTCTTTCACATCTGGGTAAGCGCAACAGTCGCCTAGTATCCCTGAGCATCAAGTACCTGGAATTAGACCGCTTGATCTGGAAAAACGTGGTCAGGGCTCAGTTTATCAAGAACTTAGCTACCTTCCTGAAAAGAATGAGCAAGCAACTTGATTATCTCAACCTAAAAGGAGCAAGAGTAACCTTGGAAGACGGCTGTGAACTTCTGAATTCTCTGACCTGCTTGACAAATAGAAGCTTTATATCTGAAATCAATATTGAGGATTTCTTCGGTCTTCACCTTCCGGTCTACAGCAGCACCTTGTTCCACCAGACTATGTCCAAGTTCCACAGCCTGGTTATCCTGACTTTCAATTATAACTGCATCTCTGATGAACTGCTGGACATCCTGCGGGAGCACAGCGCTCATTCCCTGTGCACCTTGAATATCAAATGTCATATCCATGACCCTCATGGGCAAGTGGTCTGGGGAATGTCATGGGCAAACCTGGCCAAGAGAGCCCCAAAACTGAATGTGAACTTCTTCTTTGAAAGAGTCGTGAGGCATGATCACCTAGCCAGGATCCTGCTAGCAGAGATTCCAGTCAGGAGCATCAGTCTACGGAGCTGCTATTCCAGTGACCGAGACTGGATAATGAGACCTACCCTCACCAACCTCCTCCCAGTCTACTGGCATATTCTGCAG AAATTAACACTTGAATTAGACAATTGCCATGAGCTGCTGGATGATGAGCTGCTACAGCTCATCTTGTCATGCAAGAGGTTGTTATTTCTGAAAGTTTGGGCATTTCTAAGTGTCACCTTTATGGAGAGCCTGCTACAAAACCGTGCAGAAAGGAAATGCGTTTTGACTACCATAAAGGTAAGCCTTCGTGCTCTAAaactccttttcccttcctctctccacTACCCAGAGAAAGGTGAGGTCCCCATGCCCATAGAAAGGTCACTTACAGAAATGTTAACTACCTTCCCTATATTATGTTTTAGCATTATAACAAACCTGGGGAACCACTCACAGAAATTATGCTTTCCAGCCTGCTTAGCCAGGTACAGAATAATAACAAGCCCCAACAATTCCACAAGTCCTTCCTAG
- the TEKT1 gene encoding tektin-1 isoform X1 → MARLLQAPPKFNPSEWNIANKMQCASTESQKSRSERTIAESQRLLDEVEKTTRKTQSDINKKIEQRREEIKFWKQELDNKLEQIVRETEVLLSFKTRLEKSLESCEEPLIIAQKCLLNRQRRAGIDLVHDEVEQELVKEVEVLQGVIALLGRTLEQTNEQIRLNRSAKYNLEMDLKDKFTALMIDDYCASLTNNTPDIKYADDAVKIEGNFVSPEDWIDFSNINVEKAEKQKNNSLALRALIDGILSQTANDMRKQCEVVNVAFRSRVKEVKDAKHKLQTLLAMVMDEIASQEKNVAALKKAIADKEGPVKVAQTRLEARNHRPSVELCYDTVQYKLISEVQEITKNIQRLKDTLAQAETELKGLSRRQLSLEEEIQVKENTLYVDEVLCMQMRESVYIKNF, encoded by the exons atGGCCAGACTGTTGCAAGCTCCACCCAAGTTTAATCCCTCAGAATGGAACATTGCAAACAAGATGCAGTGTGCCAGTACGGAGTCTCAGAAATCCAGGTCAGAACGCACAATAGCTGAGAGTCAGAGGCTGCTGGATGAAGTAGAAAAGACGACTCGGAAAACCCAGAGTGACATCAACAAGAAAATAG AACAGAGACgggaagaaataaaattctggAAGCAAGAATTAGATAACAAACTTGAACAAATTGTCCGTGAGACAGAGGTACTGCTGAGTTTCAAGACAAGGCTGGAGAAATCTTTGGAGAGCTGTGAAGAGCCACTCATCATTGCCCAAAAGTGTCTCCTGAATAG GCAGAGGCGAGCTGGGATTGACTTGGTCCATGATGAAGTGGAACAGGAACTGGTAAAGGAAGTTGAAGTCCTCCAGGGGGTTATTGCTTTGCTTGGACGTACATTGGAACAAACCAATGAGCAAATCAG ACTAAACCGTTCAGCAAAATACAACCTGGAAATGGATCTCAAGGACAAGTTCACAGCTTTGATGATTGACGATTACTGTGCTAGCTTGACAAACAACACTCCTGATATCAAATATGCTGATGATGCAGTGAAAATAGAAGGAAA TTTTGTTAGCCCTGAAGACTGGATAGATTTCTCAAACATAAATGTTGAAAaggctgaaaagcagaaaaacaattcTTTGGCACTGAGGGCACTGATTGATGGCATCCTCTCACAGACAGCAAATGACATGCGCAAGCAATGTGAGGTGGTGAATGTCGCATTTAGAAGTCGTGTGAAGGAAGTCAAGGATGCCAAGCACAAACTTCAGACACTCCTTGCAATG GTGATGGATGAGATTGCCTCACAGGAGAAGAACGTTGCAGCCTTAAAGAAAGCAATTGCTGATAAAGAAGGACCTGTTAAGGTGGCTCAAACCCGCTTGGAAGCAAGAAACCATCGTCCCAGTGTGGAATTGTGTTATGACACAGTGCAATACAAGCTGATTAGTGAAGTTCAAGAGAttacaaaaaatattcaaag ATTAAAGGACACTCTGGCACAGGCTGAGACAGAGCTGAAAGGTCTGAGCCGCCGACAGCTCTCCTTGGAGGAGGAGATCCAGGTCAAGGAGAATACATTGTACGTTGATGAAGTGCTCTGCATGCAAATGAGAGAGTctgtttacattaaaaactTCTGA
- the TEKT1 gene encoding tektin-1 isoform X2 — protein sequence MARLLQAPPKFNPSEWNIANKMQCASTESQKSRSERTIAESQRLLDEVEKTTRKTQSDINKKIEQRREEIKFWKQELDNKLEQIVRETEVLLSFKTRLEKSLESCEEPLIIAQKCLLNRLNRSAKYNLEMDLKDKFTALMIDDYCASLTNNTPDIKYADDAVKIEGNFVSPEDWIDFSNINVEKAEKQKNNSLALRALIDGILSQTANDMRKQCEVVNVAFRSRVKEVKDAKHKLQTLLAMVMDEIASQEKNVAALKKAIADKEGPVKVAQTRLEARNHRPSVELCYDTVQYKLISEVQEITKNIQRLKDTLAQAETELKGLSRRQLSLEEEIQVKENTLYVDEVLCMQMRESVYIKNF from the exons atGGCCAGACTGTTGCAAGCTCCACCCAAGTTTAATCCCTCAGAATGGAACATTGCAAACAAGATGCAGTGTGCCAGTACGGAGTCTCAGAAATCCAGGTCAGAACGCACAATAGCTGAGAGTCAGAGGCTGCTGGATGAAGTAGAAAAGACGACTCGGAAAACCCAGAGTGACATCAACAAGAAAATAG AACAGAGACgggaagaaataaaattctggAAGCAAGAATTAGATAACAAACTTGAACAAATTGTCCGTGAGACAGAGGTACTGCTGAGTTTCAAGACAAGGCTGGAGAAATCTTTGGAGAGCTGTGAAGAGCCACTCATCATTGCCCAAAAGTGTCTCCTGAATAG ACTAAACCGTTCAGCAAAATACAACCTGGAAATGGATCTCAAGGACAAGTTCACAGCTTTGATGATTGACGATTACTGTGCTAGCTTGACAAACAACACTCCTGATATCAAATATGCTGATGATGCAGTGAAAATAGAAGGAAA TTTTGTTAGCCCTGAAGACTGGATAGATTTCTCAAACATAAATGTTGAAAaggctgaaaagcagaaaaacaattcTTTGGCACTGAGGGCACTGATTGATGGCATCCTCTCACAGACAGCAAATGACATGCGCAAGCAATGTGAGGTGGTGAATGTCGCATTTAGAAGTCGTGTGAAGGAAGTCAAGGATGCCAAGCACAAACTTCAGACACTCCTTGCAATG GTGATGGATGAGATTGCCTCACAGGAGAAGAACGTTGCAGCCTTAAAGAAAGCAATTGCTGATAAAGAAGGACCTGTTAAGGTGGCTCAAACCCGCTTGGAAGCAAGAAACCATCGTCCCAGTGTGGAATTGTGTTATGACACAGTGCAATACAAGCTGATTAGTGAAGTTCAAGAGAttacaaaaaatattcaaag ATTAAAGGACACTCTGGCACAGGCTGAGACAGAGCTGAAAGGTCTGAGCCGCCGACAGCTCTCCTTGGAGGAGGAGATCCAGGTCAAGGAGAATACATTGTACGTTGATGAAGTGCTCTGCATGCAAATGAGAGAGTctgtttacattaaaaactTCTGA
- the PIMREG gene encoding protein PIMREG isoform X2, with translation MVSVLQNVKATMAWRKHQLLADLDENESPVPDKLKRRASLSSLNTIRMSLRKRVPLKQVELNFHKTTTWESLEARQKSQPLQSIKRTAKNAFGTMSQKIQKSCQSPVHSMATFPAESISRSCATSSTKTRNTAPQTPCRRKSVTSAAGSKGTPRSSRRALLGPARASEHRVWRGFSSWLGKDAIAPQRSRRTAALKSPYLSPAFTSRRISCAENSEGSLATPPPADRAPRSG, from the exons ATGGTATCTGTGCTCCAAAATGTCAAGGCAACAATGGCTTGGAGGAAACACCAGCTCCTGGCTGACTTGGATGAGAATGAGAGCCCTGTACCTGATAAACTCAAGAGAAGGGCTTCTTTGAGTTCCCTCAATACCATCCGCATGTCTCTAAGGAAGCGAGTACCGTTAAAGCAAGTAGAGCTGAATTTTCATAAGACCACAACTTGGGAAAGTCTGGAAGCAAGACAGAAGAGCCAGCCTCTTCAGAGTattaaaagaacagcaaaaaatgcttttggaaCGATGTCCCAG aaaatacagaagtctTGCCAAAGCCCAGTACACTCAATGGCGACCTTTCCAGCTGAATCCATCAGCAGAAGCTGTGCAACCAGTTCtaccaaaaccagaaatactGCACCTCAAACCCCTTGCCGTAGGAAGAGTGTTACTTCAGCAGCCGGTTCCAAAGGCACCCCAAGGTCCAGCAGAAGAGCTTTGCTTGGGCCAGCAAGGGCGTCAGAACACAGAGTGTGGAGGGGTTTCTCATCCTGGCTTGGTAAAGATGCCATTGCTCCCCAGAGATCAAgaagaacagcagcactgaagaGCCCTTATTTATCACCTGCTTTTACCAGCAGAAGGAT ctcctgcgcagagaacagcgaaggcagcctggccacgccccctccggctgaccgcgccccccgctccggctga